One window of the bacterium genome contains the following:
- a CDS encoding TetR/AcrR family transcriptional regulator, with amino-acid sequence MSAHLTQSPTDPATPAPSRRREESERKRARILEAAQECLGELGYAGATVTEIARRAGVSNGLLYQFFKNKEALIEQVLGAIVRDWVRAMVPRTEESAAEALEGMFRRSVEFCRSHPLLPALLRGDPALQLARMGSAGRDRVGPHRDLVASILVRGIEAAEFRRDLDVSSTADVICQLQSDYSGRAYRNDADFPDDPRIIDTAIGMIVSAVRR; translated from the coding sequence ATGTCCGCCCACCTGACGCAATCCCCGACCGACCCCGCCACACCCGCCCCGAGCCGGCGCCGGGAGGAGAGCGAACGCAAGCGTGCGCGGATCCTGGAGGCGGCCCAGGAATGCCTCGGCGAGCTCGGCTACGCCGGGGCGACGGTGACCGAGATCGCCCGACGCGCGGGAGTCTCGAACGGCCTTCTCTACCAGTTCTTCAAGAACAAGGAGGCGCTGATCGAGCAGGTCCTCGGGGCGATCGTGCGCGACTGGGTCCGGGCGATGGTTCCGCGGACGGAGGAGTCCGCGGCAGAGGCGCTCGAGGGCATGTTCCGACGCTCCGTGGAGTTCTGCCGGAGTCACCCGTTGCTGCCCGCGCTCTTGCGCGGCGACCCGGCGCTCCAGCTCGCCCGCATGGGATCCGCTGGACGCGACCGCGTGGGCCCGCACCGGGACCTCGTCGCTTCGATCCTCGTACGCGGAATCGAGGCCGCCGAGTTCCGGCGCGATCTCGACGTCTCTTCGACCGCCGACGTGATCTGCCAGCTGCAGTCGGACTATTCCGGCCGCGCCTATCGCAACGACGCCGACTTCCCGGACGATCCGCGCATCATCGACACGGCGATCGGGATGATCGTCTCCGCCGTTCGACGCTGA
- a CDS encoding amidohydrolase translates to MADLSFKAFDADHHYYEHEDAFIRHIDPRMKRRCMDWAVVNGRKRLLVGGKINSFIPNPTFDPVAKPGILDEYFRGRNPEGKGIVELFGELDPINPAYRDRDARIKLLDTQGLEGCWLFPTLAVGMEAALEDDPEAMCAAFRAFNRWMLEDWGFDYQGRIFAAPYIPLADPAWAEEELEWAIANGAKMISQTPGRVRGTKHGSPGDPIYDGFWARMAEANLTLGIHSGDASYNAFADQFGVGGTFKAFDFDPLRIAMSAEPVADKLAAMACHGVFTRHPQLRVATVECGSQWVRGLIKRLKKVYGQMPMFFKNDPVEQFKRNVWVAPYYEDDLDELKQLIGAEHVLFGSDYPHAEGLAEPTDFIHDCEGYSDAEVQLVMRDNAMGLLQPAVV, encoded by the coding sequence ATGGCCGACCTGAGTTTCAAGGCCTTCGACGCCGACCATCACTACTACGAGCACGAAGACGCGTTCATCCGCCACATCGACCCCCGCATGAAGCGACGCTGCATGGACTGGGCGGTCGTCAACGGAAGGAAGCGCCTGCTCGTCGGCGGGAAGATCAACAGCTTCATCCCGAACCCGACTTTCGATCCCGTCGCGAAGCCGGGGATCCTCGACGAGTACTTCCGCGGTCGGAACCCGGAAGGGAAGGGGATCGTGGAGCTCTTCGGCGAGCTCGACCCGATCAACCCCGCCTATCGCGATCGCGACGCGCGGATCAAGCTCCTCGATACCCAGGGCCTCGAGGGCTGCTGGCTGTTCCCGACCCTGGCCGTCGGGATGGAGGCCGCGCTCGAGGACGATCCGGAGGCGATGTGCGCCGCGTTCCGTGCGTTCAATCGCTGGATGCTCGAGGACTGGGGCTTCGACTACCAGGGCCGGATCTTCGCCGCGCCGTACATTCCGCTCGCCGATCCCGCCTGGGCCGAGGAAGAGCTCGAGTGGGCGATCGCGAACGGCGCCAAGATGATCTCGCAGACGCCGGGCCGCGTGCGCGGCACGAAGCACGGCTCGCCGGGCGACCCGATCTACGACGGGTTCTGGGCGCGCATGGCCGAGGCGAACCTCACGCTGGGCATCCACTCGGGTGACGCGAGCTACAACGCGTTCGCGGATCAGTTCGGCGTCGGTGGCACGTTCAAGGCCTTCGACTTCGACCCGCTGCGGATCGCCATGTCGGCGGAGCCGGTCGCCGACAAGCTGGCCGCGATGGCCTGCCACGGCGTGTTCACGCGCCACCCGCAGCTGCGCGTCGCGACCGTCGAGTGTGGCAGCCAGTGGGTTCGCGGACTGATCAAGCGTCTCAAGAAGGTCTACGGCCAGATGCCGATGTTCTTCAAGAACGATCCCGTCGAGCAGTTCAAGCGGAACGTCTGGGTGGCGCCCTACTACGAGGACGACCTGGACGAGCTGAAGCAGCTGATCGGTGCGGAACACGTGCTCTTCGGCTCGGACTATCCCCACGCCGAAGGGCTCGCGGAGCCGACGGACTTCATCCACGACTGCGAGGGCTACTCCGACGCCGAGGTCCAGCTCGTGATGCGGGACAACGCGATGGGGCTGCTCCAGCCGGCAGTCGTCTGA